The following coding sequences are from one Verrucosispora sp. WMMD573 window:
- a CDS encoding response regulator transcription factor yields the protein MTITIVLADDEALLRKALAALLPLEGDIDIVAEATNGETAVEATLRHRPDVLVIDLEMPGTDGLGAITQIRRVRPEQVVLMLTRHARPGVLRKALKLGVQGFVSKSAEPAHIASVITDLHAGRRWIDPDVSALAIVDDCPLTERELDVLRVTSEGYSVADIAARLHLAQGTVRNYLSNAMQKTQTHTRHEAARYAREHDWL from the coding sequence ATGACCATCACCATCGTGCTCGCTGACGACGAGGCCCTACTGCGCAAGGCGCTGGCGGCGCTACTGCCGCTCGAAGGCGACATCGACATCGTCGCCGAGGCGACAAACGGCGAGACCGCCGTCGAGGCCACCCTGCGGCACCGGCCCGACGTGCTGGTCATCGACCTGGAGATGCCCGGCACGGACGGCCTCGGCGCCATCACCCAGATCCGCCGCGTCCGACCGGAGCAGGTGGTCCTCATGCTGACCCGACATGCCCGGCCCGGCGTGCTGCGCAAGGCGCTGAAGCTCGGCGTCCAGGGTTTCGTCAGCAAGTCGGCCGAGCCGGCCCACATCGCCTCGGTCATCACCGACCTGCACGCGGGCAGACGGTGGATCGACCCCGACGTCTCCGCGCTCGCCATCGTCGACGACTGCCCACTCACCGAGCGGGAACTCGACGTGCTGCGGGTGACGAGCGAGGGCTACTCGGTCGCCGACATCGCCGCCCGGCTCCACCTCGCCCAGGGCACGGTACGCAACTACCTGTCCAACGCCATGCAGAAGACCCAGACCCACACCCGCCACGAGGCCGCGCGTTACGCCCGCGAGCACGACTGGCTGTGA
- a CDS encoding histidine kinase, with the protein MTARSPAFTKTTQRRLRRINLLTSLPPVVFAAVVLLATDAHTWWHFIVLAPGAVAAVVAFERWTADDLARVALPCTIVGAVVWPLGVLLTGSPNAYWGVCAVGSLALRQVRLRAPAAVGLFSYVAAVGAMRFLVEQDDVRGVLITYVLVPTVLTILVTVLTIVGERFYDLIRELDHAREREAELAVIRERVRFASDLHDIQGHTLHVVKLKIALARKLVLSDTDRAEKELRETYALVSDTITQTKELAYAQRRLNLSAELENAKNLFEAAGIRVRVTREAEVDPRSSELLGQVLRETTTNILRHAQATQVQITLSEAGISIVNDGVSGDTLPELRGLSNLRQRLAADGGELAVRQQDGRFLTAARFPAARADAATGGAAEDHR; encoded by the coding sequence GTGACCGCGAGATCGCCGGCCTTCACCAAGACGACGCAGAGGCGGCTGCGCCGGATCAATCTCCTCACGTCACTTCCACCGGTCGTGTTCGCCGCGGTGGTGCTCCTGGCCACCGACGCGCACACCTGGTGGCATTTCATCGTCCTGGCCCCCGGTGCCGTGGCAGCGGTGGTGGCCTTCGAACGCTGGACGGCGGACGACCTCGCCCGGGTCGCCCTGCCCTGCACGATCGTCGGGGCTGTGGTGTGGCCGCTCGGGGTGCTGCTGACCGGCAGCCCCAACGCCTACTGGGGGGTCTGCGCCGTGGGGTCCCTCGCCCTCCGCCAGGTACGCCTCCGGGCCCCGGCAGCGGTCGGGCTGTTCAGCTACGTCGCCGCCGTCGGCGCGATGCGATTCCTGGTCGAGCAGGACGACGTCCGCGGCGTCCTGATCACCTATGTCCTCGTCCCGACGGTCCTCACCATCCTGGTGACCGTCCTGACGATCGTCGGCGAGCGCTTCTACGACCTCATCCGGGAGTTGGACCACGCCCGGGAGCGGGAGGCGGAGCTCGCGGTCATCCGCGAACGCGTCCGCTTCGCCAGCGATCTGCACGACATCCAGGGCCACACCCTGCACGTGGTCAAGCTGAAGATCGCGCTGGCCCGGAAACTGGTGCTCAGCGACACCGACCGAGCCGAGAAGGAGCTGCGGGAGACGTACGCTCTGGTGAGCGACACCATCACCCAGACCAAGGAACTGGCGTACGCCCAGCGCCGACTCAACCTCTCGGCGGAACTCGAGAACGCGAAGAACCTGTTCGAGGCGGCGGGCATCCGGGTCCGGGTGACCCGGGAGGCCGAGGTGGATCCACGCAGCAGCGAACTGCTCGGCCAGGTCCTGCGCGAGACCACCACGAACATCCTGCGACATGCACAGGCCACCCAGGTGCAGATCACGCTCTCCGAAGCCGGCATCTCGATCGTCAACGACGGCGTGAGCGGCGATACGCTGCCCGAGCTCAGAGGGCTGTCCAACCTCCGGCAACGGCTGGCAGCCGACGGCGGTGAGCTGGCCGTACGACAGCAGGACGGGCGCTTCCTGACCGCCGCGAGGTTCCCGGCCGCCCGTGCCGATGCTGCCACCGGCGGCGCTGCGGAGGATCACCGATGA
- a CDS encoding ABC transporter ATP-binding protein translates to MSTTPVIEVERLNVKYGDFHAVKDLSFEVRRGELYALLGTNGAGKTSTLETIEGHRTPTSGSVRVFGHQPGDRRVVRPRMGVMLQESGFSPDLTVRESVRLIGTLTRRTDDVDRVLDVVDLTGKAGRKVSQLSGGEKRRLDFATAVYGNPELIFLDEPTTGLDVQSRDHLWTTVDRLRENGATIVLTTHYLEEAQQRADRIGLMHEGTFHREGTVSELTRTLPAVIRFSLPPTAPALPVQAATDGDGRVVIETFGLQKDLHVLLAWAQDHAVELRDLEAGPTRLDNVFRAISG, encoded by the coding sequence ATGTCCACGACACCAGTGATCGAAGTCGAACGGCTGAACGTCAAGTACGGCGACTTCCACGCCGTGAAGGATCTTTCCTTCGAGGTCCGGCGCGGCGAACTGTACGCGCTGCTCGGCACGAACGGGGCGGGGAAGACCTCGACCCTGGAGACCATCGAGGGACACCGGACGCCGACCTCTGGCAGCGTGCGGGTCTTCGGCCATCAACCGGGCGACCGTCGGGTGGTCCGTCCCCGGATGGGGGTGATGCTCCAGGAGAGTGGTTTCTCCCCCGACCTCACGGTCCGCGAATCGGTCCGGCTGATCGGCACCCTGACCCGGCGGACCGACGATGTCGACCGGGTGCTCGACGTCGTCGACCTCACCGGCAAGGCCGGCCGGAAGGTCTCCCAGCTCTCCGGCGGGGAGAAGCGGCGGTTGGACTTCGCCACCGCCGTCTACGGCAACCCGGAGCTGATCTTCCTGGACGAGCCGACCACCGGCCTGGACGTCCAGTCGCGGGATCACCTGTGGACGACCGTGGACCGGCTCCGGGAGAACGGCGCGACGATCGTGCTCACCACGCACTACCTGGAGGAGGCGCAGCAGCGCGCCGACCGGATCGGGCTCATGCACGAGGGCACCTTCCACCGTGAGGGCACCGTCTCCGAGCTGACCCGCACGCTGCCGGCGGTCATCCGCTTCTCGCTGCCGCCGACGGCACCGGCGCTGCCGGTGCAGGCCGCCACGGATGGCGACGGCAGGGTCGTGATCGAGACCTTCGGCCTGCAGAAGGACCTGCACGTCCTGCTCGCCTGGGCGCAGGACCACGCCGTGGAGCTGCGGGACCTGGAGGCCGGGCCGACCCGGCTCGACAACGTCTTCCGCGCCATCAGCGGCTGA
- a CDS encoding GPP34 family phosphoprotein, whose protein sequence is MTAETTRPGAPTLVEDLLLLLFQPRSGTIAGENTLFYVLAGAVLADLALADRVTVGNRRKVEIAEGQAPSDELLRPAWDYLSEKPRGVQTVLAAIGPELRKPVLERLVERGDIRREDRKLLGLFRTTALRDGGTGRRAGLLAEVRQVLVDGAEPSARVAALVALLSGSGTLPQFYRDIPWTTPVITRAKELEQGNWGAGAAAEAVTRTVTATVVNSVIVTTTVIPRS, encoded by the coding sequence GTGACCGCCGAGACGACGCGACCCGGAGCACCGACGCTGGTGGAGGACCTGCTGCTCCTGTTGTTCCAGCCGAGGTCGGGCACCATCGCCGGAGAGAACACCCTCTTCTACGTCCTCGCCGGTGCCGTACTCGCGGATCTCGCCCTCGCGGACCGGGTGACCGTGGGGAACCGGCGCAAGGTGGAGATCGCCGAGGGTCAGGCACCGTCGGACGAGTTGCTCCGACCGGCGTGGGACTACCTCTCCGAGAAGCCCCGCGGCGTCCAGACGGTGCTGGCCGCGATCGGCCCGGAGCTGCGCAAGCCGGTGTTGGAGCGGCTCGTCGAACGCGGCGACATCCGGCGCGAGGACCGGAAGCTGCTCGGCCTGTTCCGGACGACCGCGCTGCGCGACGGTGGCACCGGACGCCGCGCGGGTCTGCTGGCGGAGGTCCGGCAGGTGCTCGTGGACGGCGCGGAACCGTCGGCCCGGGTGGCCGCGCTGGTGGCGCTGCTGTCGGGCAGCGGAACCTTGCCCCAGTTCTACCGCGACATCCCGTGGACCACACCTGTGATCACCCGGGCCAAGGAACTCGAACAGGGCAACTGGGGCGCCGGTGCCGCAGCGGAAGCCGTGACCCGGACCGTGACCGCAACCGTCGTCAACAGTGTCATCGTCACCACCACAGTGATCCCCCGAAGCTAG
- a CDS encoding pyridoxamine 5'-phosphate oxidase family protein, with translation MTVEITSAAELTELLGTPAPRAVAKERTSLHERDRQWLAESPFCLVATAGADGTCDVSPKGDPAGFALVLDERTIAIPERPGNKRADGYRNILANPHVGLIFLIPGRTDTLRINGRARLLRDAPWFDDMVVKGHRPVLAVVVEIEQIFYHCAKAFLRSQLWQPETWPSDPLPSRARLIKEVEAPAETLADLEHHYGPQYAATLYT, from the coding sequence GTGACGGTGGAGATCACATCCGCAGCCGAATTGACCGAGTTGCTCGGCACCCCGGCCCCCCGCGCAGTCGCCAAGGAGCGCACCAGCCTGCACGAGCGTGACCGGCAGTGGCTCGCCGAGTCGCCGTTCTGCCTGGTGGCCACCGCCGGAGCGGACGGCACCTGCGACGTCTCCCCCAAGGGTGACCCGGCGGGTTTCGCTCTTGTACTCGACGAGCGGACCATCGCCATTCCGGAGCGTCCCGGCAACAAGCGCGCCGACGGCTACCGCAACATCCTGGCCAATCCACACGTCGGCCTGATCTTCCTCATCCCAGGGCGCACCGACACTTTGCGGATCAACGGCCGGGCCCGGCTGCTGCGCGACGCGCCCTGGTTCGACGACATGGTGGTCAAGGGGCATCGGCCGGTGCTCGCCGTGGTGGTCGAGATCGAGCAGATCTTCTACCACTGCGCGAAGGCGTTTCTCCGGTCACAGCTGTGGCAGCCGGAGACCTGGCCGTCGGACCCGCTGCCCAGCCGGGCCCGCCTGATCAAGGAGGTCGAGGCCCCTGCCGAAACTCTCGCCGACCTGGAACACCACTACGGCCCCCAGTACGCCGCCACCCTCTACACCTGA
- a CDS encoding DUF2231 domain-containing protein, translated as MESRLKILGHPVHPMLVMFPFALLVTAVLFDVIDTVGGPDFLGEVAYWNLTVGLIGGLLAAAAGTFDLLAIPSGTRAKRVALTHAAANVAVILLFAAVWVVRLNADSRAAGGALVAIEVVALGILGVGGWLGGELVDRLGVGVDREASLDAPSSLRPVAASQRMGDAR; from the coding sequence ATGGAGAGTCGGCTCAAGATTCTGGGGCACCCCGTCCATCCGATGCTCGTGATGTTTCCGTTCGCCCTGCTGGTCACCGCCGTGCTGTTCGACGTCATCGACACGGTCGGTGGGCCGGATTTCCTCGGCGAGGTGGCGTACTGGAATCTCACCGTGGGCCTGATCGGCGGCCTGCTGGCCGCGGCGGCCGGGACGTTCGACCTGCTGGCGATCCCCTCCGGTACCCGGGCCAAGCGGGTGGCGCTGACCCACGCGGCCGCGAACGTCGCGGTGATCCTGCTCTTCGCCGCCGTCTGGGTGGTACGCCTCAACGCCGACTCGCGGGCCGCGGGTGGGGCACTTGTCGCCATCGAGGTGGTGGCGCTCGGCATCCTCGGTGTCGGCGGTTGGCTGGGCGGTGAACTCGTCGACCGGCTCGGGGTCGGGGTCGACCGGGAGGCCAGCCTCGACGCGCCGAGTTCCCTGCGGCCGGTGGCCGCCAGTCAACGGATGGGAGATGCGCGATGA
- a CDS encoding Hsp20/alpha crystallin family protein → MTRPGRGWRGGQQGWDPMGELQSLRAELSRLVGGRPGPPEVELGETSDGWEVVVRLPGVAPEEVAVELDDRELCVRARTEAEVNADHGIPGGFETRGFEYRVQLPSRVDPEAIDAVMDHGLLRVRLPRANRPAPRTITVGRTGPRPAGSSGGVPSSVDPAADRELHQPDVAIGDSGR, encoded by the coding sequence ATGACCAGGCCGGGACGCGGCTGGCGGGGCGGTCAGCAGGGCTGGGACCCGATGGGCGAGTTGCAGTCGCTGCGGGCCGAGCTGAGCCGGCTGGTCGGTGGTCGACCGGGTCCGCCCGAGGTGGAGCTGGGCGAGACCAGCGACGGCTGGGAGGTGGTCGTCCGGCTGCCCGGCGTCGCTCCGGAGGAGGTCGCGGTGGAGTTGGACGACCGCGAGCTGTGCGTGCGGGCGCGTACGGAGGCCGAGGTCAACGCCGACCATGGCATTCCCGGCGGGTTCGAGACCCGGGGCTTCGAGTACCGCGTGCAGCTGCCGTCGCGCGTGGACCCCGAGGCGATCGACGCGGTGATGGACCACGGTCTGCTGCGGGTACGGCTGCCCCGGGCGAATCGGCCTGCGCCGCGCACCATCACCGTCGGCCGTACCGGCCCCCGGCCGGCCGGCTCGTCCGGCGGTGTGCCGAGCAGCGTCGACCCGGCGGCGGATCGGGAACTGCACCAACCGGACGTCGCCATCGGCGATTCCGGTCGGTAG
- a CDS encoding glycosyltransferase family 9 protein: MAPPVLEEAADRVPDVARVAVLRANALGDFIFVLPALEALRAAYPRAEIVLLGAPWHAQLWRDRPGPVDRVLVVPPAPGIRTATDGEPESSMVDFLAEARAERFDLALQLHGGGANSNPLVAALGARVTAGLRAEDAPPLDRWLRYVYYQHEVVRYLEAVALVGAPATTITPELAVTEADRAEARAVLGEPERPRVALHPGATDTRRRWPADRFGEVARTLHADGYEVLVTGTAAEQEAVDRVVATAGVPVRPQVGTLSLGGLAGCYAGCELVVSNDTGPLHLAAAVGTPTVGIFWVGNLITTAPVLRGRHRPITSWTVHCPVCGVDCTPGIYPHRPGDGDCPHRDSFVTDVPVAEVLEAARELLFR, encoded by the coding sequence GTGGCCCCGCCCGTGCTGGAAGAGGCCGCCGACCGGGTGCCCGACGTGGCCCGGGTCGCGGTGCTGCGCGCCAACGCGCTCGGTGATTTCATCTTCGTGCTACCCGCGCTGGAGGCGTTGCGGGCGGCGTACCCCAGGGCGGAGATCGTGTTGCTCGGCGCGCCCTGGCACGCGCAGCTGTGGCGGGACCGGCCGGGTCCGGTCGACCGGGTGCTGGTGGTGCCGCCCGCGCCGGGGATCCGGACGGCGACCGACGGCGAGCCAGAGTCCAGCATGGTCGACTTCCTGGCCGAGGCCCGCGCGGAACGGTTCGACCTGGCGTTGCAGCTGCACGGCGGCGGTGCCAACTCCAACCCGCTGGTGGCCGCGCTTGGTGCCCGGGTCACCGCCGGCCTGCGGGCCGAGGACGCGCCGCCGCTGGACCGCTGGCTGCGTTACGTCTACTACCAGCACGAGGTGGTCCGCTACCTGGAGGCGGTGGCCCTGGTGGGCGCTCCGGCCACCACGATCACCCCGGAGCTGGCGGTCACCGAAGCCGACCGGGCCGAGGCACGGGCCGTGCTGGGCGAGCCGGAGCGTCCCCGGGTGGCGCTGCATCCCGGGGCGACCGACACCCGGCGGCGCTGGCCCGCCGACCGTTTCGGGGAGGTGGCCCGGACGCTGCACGCCGACGGGTACGAGGTGCTGGTCACCGGCACCGCTGCCGAGCAGGAGGCGGTCGACCGGGTGGTCGCCACCGCCGGTGTGCCGGTCCGGCCGCAGGTGGGCACGCTCAGTCTGGGCGGGCTGGCCGGCTGTTACGCCGGCTGTGAGCTGGTGGTCTCCAACGACACAGGTCCGTTGCACCTGGCCGCCGCCGTCGGCACCCCCACCGTCGGCATCTTCTGGGTCGGCAACCTGATCACCACCGCTCCCGTGCTACGGGGCCGGCATCGGCCGATCACCTCGTGGACGGTGCACTGTCCGGTCTGCGGGGTGGACTGCACCCCCGGCATCTACCCGCACCGCCCCGGCGACGGCGACTGCCCGCACCGCGACTCCTTCGTCACCGACGTCCCGGTGGCCGAGGTGCTCGAAGCCGCCCGCGAGCTGCTGTTCCGCTGA
- a CDS encoding glycosyltransferase family A protein, whose product MNRPLDAGTPAQFRVDRLVDVLVPTRNRPTELAVTLSGLAAQEGVPGFGVVVSDQSDGDPGYAHPATATMVRALRHRGHPVLLTRRLPRRGLAEHRDFLLATSTARYVLFLDDDVWLEPGALRRLVTAIGELGCGFVGNGVHGLSYLDDVRPHTHRHYREWPGRPVPERVRPGTPEWDRAQIHSAANLLHVTASLTLADDEWRAYQVSWVGGCVLYDRAKLVDSGGFGFWRRVPVRHQGEDVAAQLAVLGRHGGAGVLPSGAYHLESPTTVTERDVEAWEVVLADPEA is encoded by the coding sequence GTGAACCGACCCCTCGACGCCGGCACGCCCGCGCAGTTCCGCGTCGACCGGCTGGTCGACGTGCTCGTTCCGACCCGCAACCGGCCCACCGAACTCGCCGTCACCCTCTCCGGGCTCGCCGCCCAGGAGGGGGTGCCGGGATTCGGCGTGGTGGTCAGCGACCAGTCCGACGGCGACCCCGGGTACGCCCATCCGGCGACGGCCACAATGGTCCGGGCGCTGCGTCACCGGGGACATCCGGTGCTGCTGACCCGGCGGCTGCCCCGGCGCGGGCTCGCCGAACACCGCGATTTCCTGCTCGCCACCTCCACCGCCCGGTACGTGCTCTTCCTCGACGACGACGTCTGGCTGGAACCGGGGGCGCTGCGCCGGCTGGTGACCGCGATCGGCGAGTTGGGCTGCGGCTTCGTCGGCAACGGGGTACACGGCCTGTCCTACCTGGACGACGTACGGCCACACACGCACCGGCACTACCGGGAGTGGCCGGGACGGCCGGTGCCGGAGCGGGTCCGGCCGGGCACGCCCGAGTGGGACCGGGCGCAGATCCACTCGGCGGCGAACCTGCTGCACGTGACGGCGTCGCTGACGCTGGCGGACGACGAATGGCGGGCGTACCAGGTGTCCTGGGTCGGCGGTTGCGTGCTCTACGACCGGGCCAAGCTGGTCGACTCGGGCGGTTTCGGCTTCTGGCGTCGGGTGCCGGTGCGGCACCAGGGCGAGGACGTCGCCGCGCAGCTCGCCGTGCTGGGCCGGCACGGCGGCGCCGGTGTCCTGCCCAGCGGCGCCTACCACCTGGAGTCGCCGACCACGGTCACCGAACGCGACGTGGAGGCGTGGGAGGTCGTCCTCGCCGACCCGGAGGCCTGA
- the rfaE2 gene encoding D-glycero-beta-D-manno-heptose 1-phosphate adenylyltransferase, which yields MARAAAEQLRLADVVQSWLGRPVLVIGDAMLDEWRFADSDRLCREAPAPVLTLRRRISAAGGAANTAVNIATLGGRSVLVAPVGADAAGDELHDCLDRAGVWDRTVSQPGRPTPVKRRMLADDQILLREDSGDPDDPLSDVGVDCLLTALDCASAELRAASGGEKPTLVVCDYGLGALPAPVRAWLVEHRDRYATVALDAHDLADWRGLAPTVVTPSFAEATRLLARAGMIGPATNPASPADPADTATAGGHELHLEHPEVDPADGPSELTVGTAPGEAGMRRTDGPTGEPTPGESRVAMTRDGLSVTGTGVTVNTEVGAGVDRAVLAESRLAELRAHTGAAVVAVTLDTEGAVVGGIDGEPARSHTTPVPASHTVGAGDAYLAAMTLALAADAPLSTAAQLAQLAATSTVAGTGTCVCRREDLLAALGRSTPDGRQVLVDTGHLAEIVAEHRRAGRSIVFTNGCFDVLHRGHVRYLEQARTLGDLLVVAVNSDGSVRRLKGAGRPVNPIEDRAALLAALTCVDHVVVFEEDSPAALIEAVRPDVYVKGGDYPPELVPEAPLVQRLGGQVRTLGYVADRSTSAIIDRIRAYGQEGATGAEVGPTAPAPEVETSGAAGSAVTTGADTPPLTGKAP from the coding sequence ATGGCACGAGCAGCAGCGGAACAGCTCCGGCTCGCCGACGTCGTGCAGAGCTGGCTCGGACGTCCGGTCCTGGTGATCGGCGACGCCATGCTCGACGAGTGGCGGTTCGCGGACTCCGACCGGTTGTGCCGGGAGGCCCCCGCCCCGGTCCTCACCCTGCGCCGCCGCATCTCGGCGGCGGGCGGCGCCGCCAACACCGCCGTCAACATCGCCACGCTGGGCGGGCGCTCGGTGCTGGTGGCGCCCGTCGGGGCCGACGCCGCCGGCGACGAGCTGCACGACTGCCTCGACCGGGCCGGCGTCTGGGACCGTACGGTCAGCCAGCCCGGGCGGCCCACCCCGGTCAAGCGTCGAATGTTGGCCGACGACCAGATCCTGCTGCGGGAGGACTCCGGCGACCCGGACGACCCGCTCAGCGACGTGGGGGTGGACTGCCTGCTCACCGCCCTGGACTGCGCGAGTGCGGAACTGCGGGCGGCCAGCGGAGGCGAGAAGCCGACCCTGGTGGTCTGTGACTACGGCCTGGGTGCGCTGCCCGCGCCGGTCCGCGCCTGGCTGGTCGAGCACCGGGACCGGTACGCCACGGTCGCGCTCGACGCCCACGACCTCGCCGACTGGCGGGGCCTTGCCCCGACCGTGGTGACCCCGAGCTTCGCGGAGGCCACCCGCCTGCTCGCCCGCGCAGGCATGATCGGGCCGGCCACGAACCCGGCGTCCCCCGCTGACCCGGCCGACACCGCCACTGCCGGTGGGCACGAGCTGCACCTGGAGCATCCCGAGGTCGACCCGGCCGACGGGCCCTCCGAGCTGACCGTGGGAACGGCCCCGGGCGAGGCCGGGATGCGGCGCACCGACGGGCCCACCGGGGAGCCCACCCCGGGCGAGAGCCGGGTGGCGATGACCCGCGACGGGCTCAGTGTGACCGGCACCGGAGTGACCGTGAACACCGAGGTCGGTGCCGGCGTGGACCGGGCTGTTCTGGCCGAGTCCCGGCTCGCCGAGTTGCGTGCCCACACCGGTGCGGCCGTGGTCGCGGTGACCCTGGACACCGAGGGTGCCGTGGTCGGCGGGATCGACGGCGAACCCGCCCGCAGCCACACCACACCCGTGCCCGCCAGCCACACCGTCGGTGCCGGTGACGCGTACCTGGCGGCGATGACGCTCGCACTGGCCGCCGACGCTCCACTGTCCACCGCCGCACAACTGGCCCAGCTCGCCGCGACCAGCACTGTCGCCGGCACCGGCACCTGCGTGTGCCGCCGCGAGGACCTGCTGGCCGCGCTGGGCCGGTCGACACCCGACGGCCGGCAGGTGCTTGTCGACACCGGGCACCTCGCGGAGATCGTGGCCGAACACCGGCGCGCCGGCCGCTCGATCGTCTTCACCAACGGCTGCTTCGACGTACTGCACCGGGGGCACGTGCGCTACCTGGAACAGGCCCGCACCCTCGGCGACCTGCTGGTGGTGGCGGTCAACTCCGACGGCAGCGTACGCCGGTTGAAGGGTGCGGGCCGGCCGGTGAACCCGATCGAGGACCGCGCCGCCCTGCTCGCCGCGCTTACCTGCGTCGACCACGTGGTGGTGTTCGAGGAGGATTCGCCGGCCGCCCTCATCGAAGCGGTCCGACCGGACGTCTACGTCAAGGGCGGCGACTACCCGCCCGAGCTGGTGCCGGAGGCGCCGCTGGTGCAGCGGCTGGGCGGCCAGGTGCGCACCCTGGGGTACGTGGCGGACCGCTCCACCTCGGCAATCATCGACCGGATCCGCGCGTACGGCCAGGAGGGCGCGACCGGCGCGGAGGTCGGGCCGACCGCGCCCGCTCCGGAGGTGGAAACCTCCGGCGCGGCCGGAAGCGCCGTCACGACCGGTGCGGACACGCCGCCACTGACCGGCAAGGCGCCGTGA
- a CDS encoding type 1 glutamine amidotransferase domain-containing protein, which produces MAATLQGKRVAFLATDGVEQVEYVKPRQAVEQAGATAELVSIKPGKITSFEHLDPSTTYEVDVSAADADPARYDALVLPGGVANPDFLRTDADAVRFVRSFFDAGKPVGVICHGPWTLVEADVVRGRRLTSWPSLRTDLVNAGAEWVDEEVVTDNGLVSSRKPDDLPAFCAKIVEEFAEGRH; this is translated from the coding sequence ATGGCAGCGACGTTGCAGGGCAAGCGGGTTGCCTTCCTGGCCACCGACGGCGTGGAGCAGGTCGAGTACGTCAAGCCGCGTCAGGCCGTCGAGCAGGCCGGCGCGACCGCCGAGCTGGTGTCGATCAAGCCTGGGAAGATCACCTCCTTCGAGCATCTGGACCCCTCCACCACGTACGAGGTGGACGTGAGCGCGGCCGACGCGGATCCCGCCCGGTACGACGCGCTGGTGTTGCCCGGAGGGGTGGCAAACCCGGACTTCCTGCGTACCGATGCCGACGCCGTCCGGTTCGTGCGGTCGTTCTTCGACGCCGGCAAGCCGGTCGGGGTGATCTGCCACGGCCCGTGGACGCTTGTCGAGGCGGACGTGGTGCGGGGGCGGCGGCTGACCAGCTGGCCCAGCCTGCGTACCGACCTGGTGAATGCTGGCGCGGAGTGGGTCGACGAGGAGGTCGTGACCGACAACGGGCTGGTCAGCAGCCGTAAGCCCGATGACCTGCCCGCCTTCTGCGCCAAGATCGTCGAGGAGTTCGCCGAGGGCCGGCACTGA
- a CDS encoding NUDIX domain-containing protein: protein MSISWADSYVGQLRALAGDRTLMFVGARAVVRDNSARTLLIRRSDNGQWALPAGAMELGESIADCAVREVREETGLRALRVSAFALYTGPDRTHTNMYGHTYQIFTTAFRVEEWDGRLARVTDETIDAGFFHREAMPQPLSASVLETLADLDVFEQTNRLILK, encoded by the coding sequence GTGAGCATCTCCTGGGCTGATTCGTACGTCGGGCAACTGCGTGCCCTGGCCGGCGACCGGACGCTGATGTTCGTCGGCGCGCGGGCCGTGGTGCGCGACAACTCGGCCCGCACCCTGCTGATCCGCCGCTCCGACAACGGCCAGTGGGCGCTGCCCGCCGGCGCGATGGAGCTGGGCGAGTCGATCGCGGACTGCGCGGTGCGGGAGGTACGCGAGGAGACCGGGCTGCGGGCGCTGCGGGTCAGCGCCTTCGCCCTCTACACCGGCCCGGACCGTACCCACACCAACATGTACGGTCACACCTATCAGATCTTCACCACCGCGTTCCGGGTCGAGGAGTGGGACGGCCGGCTGGCCCGGGTCACCGACGAGACCATCGACGCGGGCTTTTTCCACCGCGAGGCGATGCCCCAGCCACTCTCGGCAAGCGTCCTGGAGACCCTGGCCGACCTGGACGTCTTCGAGCAGACCAACCGCCTGATCCTGAAGTGA